In Cytophagia bacterium CHB2, the DNA window TCGCTGCTCGGCGGCTCGTTCGGCTCGCGCATTACGTCAAATATTCGCGAGGATAAGGGCTACACCTATTCTCCGTTCAGCTCTATATCAACACGCTACCGCGATGCCTACTGGACAGAAGTCGCCGATGTCACCACGGAGGTGACGGGCGCTTCGCTCAAAGAAATTTTTTATGAAATCGACCGCTTGCAGGCCGAGGCGCCTTCCGAAGAGGAGTTGCGCGGCATTCAAAACTATCTCGCCGGCGTGTTCGTGCTGCAAAACTCCACGCCCTCGGGCATCATTGGCCAGCTTGCCTTGTTGAACCTGCACGGTTTGCCGGAGAGCTATTTGACGGAATACGTCAAAAATATTTACGCCGTCACGCCCGCAGAGGTGCAGCGCATCGCGCAAACCTATTTGCGCGACGAAGAGATGACGATCGTCATCACCGGCGATGTCAAGAAGATCTCGGCGCAAGTCGCGGCGTATGGCGCAATCGTCAACTAAGAAAATCCGTACTTGACTTTTCCGCTTCAGCTTTGCACTTTGAAAACGTAAATCAACCGTTTTCTCACCAACACAGGGAGGAGTAAGATGAGCAGTTTACTATGGTTTTTGTTGATCGGCTTGGCTGCCGGTTGGTTGGCGGGAACGATTATGAAAGGAAGCGGCTTCGGTTTGATTGGCAACCTGGTCGTGGGCGTCATCGGCGCGTTGCTGGGCGGATTTATTTTTGATGTGTTGAGTATCCAATCTTATGGAC includes these proteins:
- a CDS encoding GlsB/YeaQ/YmgE family stress response membrane protein → MSSLLWFLLIGLAAGWLAGTIMKGSGFGLIGNLVVGVIGALLGGFIFDVLSIQSYGLIGSLVMSVVGAVALLALIRVIKKA